A region of the Parasteatoda tepidariorum isolate YZ-2023 chromosome 7, CAS_Ptep_4.0, whole genome shotgun sequence genome:
TTAACCACAAATGCATTCCTTGTAAGGTGACTTCTGAAGAACACGTTTCTTCCATCAAAAATGtatgtaggggagagtcgggtagtcccgcccacttaaggagtattgcttatatttctgcataatattgagtaatgtcaatatttttgtatgtttctattgttttaccttctaattaaataatgcaaaaagaataaaccaaaaaaagaatagtttaacttaaaaaaatagaaattttaaaaaacatgtttttcagctcttttcaaaatgtgtcgggtagcccctcccagttacaaaaattatgttttttcactgttttttcTGGTATAAATGAaagtgaccaatgtattgagaatagataaacctcattcatcatttttatcacaaaattattttatttattacttatttatacacttttagtgaattctatcatttaataacaatcatttaataacaacactatttgttgttaaaaatgcatataacattcaaatttgaagcaataaaataataatctttgcaaccgtacatttatcgacgaaataaaattgggctgtgatacccgacattcatgtgagcggggctacccgaaatccaatttttttgtaaatttgtaactactcgaacaatttttcgcATATAAACTTCCTTAttcgtgcaaattaaacttaagactacatactttaatgctgtatgtatagaaaaaatgatttttttaatattaaaataaagtttaatcgaagcattcaaccaatttttcttaatttcatgactactgtattcaacatattttcaaaactattgtttaccatgttaacagctgcataaatactttaaactttgaaaataatctttttttaatataacaattaatgtccgatggcccattgatttgaagaaatattctgtacatatgaaattgactgtgggcgggggtacccgctgggcggcgctacccgactctcccctacctTTTTTATGCTTACCGAAAACTTCAGGTGTATCTACAAGCAAATATACCGGTTGTGTTTTACGAAAGAGCCATTCCTTCCTATAAACTTACCTCTTTGGCGATCATCATTTGGCATATAATGGGGCGAAAAAGAGTGCCAATCTAGTAGGTAATAAAAGCTAGACTTAGTTGAGAGTATTGTGATTGATCATCCCCATGCCCATGAAAAGGGGGAAGCAGAGACAGTTGAAGTTAAAATAGATGATGTGAGAACTTTGATATTTCTGTCAATTCTTTGGGCCAAACTTAACATTTTGTTCGAATAGGACATCTTGACTATATAAGTTAAACTCTTGACTTCTAAACTaagtgtgttattttttattaaataagctgaaatttaaatgaagtattttgtTAGTTGTAATATAAATTGTATACCATTGCTCTTGATTGTTTTTGACTCTGCTAATTTCTGGTTGagtgattattattaaatccgAAATTAAGTATATTATCCTTTAGAGATTCTAAGGACACCGTGAATAACAGTAacaatataaatcataaattatttgatgattttttttttataatacgaaGTTTTCGCATGGAATTGAGTAGGATTCTTAAATATGAAGATCTGATTAAACAAGCTTCTATCTTGGTTAAACTATTgatgctatatttttaatattaaggttACCTCCGTATTTTTATAGTGTCAAATTTAAATCTGTCAGCAACGAAAAATAGTTAGGTATGCTTGTTTGCAGAGTTAATGTGTTTGAATTATTGAGtcgaaactaatttaataattcatcgAAAGCACTAATTAAGTAGAATATTTGAGGTCGACATGACATTTCATGTAGTGAAATGAGACatcaaaacgtactttctctgaataaacatacattttttcaacggatttcaATTCGTGAGCCCTAAAATATGCGCAATCACGAAAATATGGTGTCAATAGTTTATGCTGGAGAACAGTCAAAATTTTGGATCCCCTTAATGCTTATTTCacattttgtgtatttcgcttTATCTCAAAAAGACCTAAAAACGGGCAGAAGTATTTTTGCACGCAATTGTAAACAAAGACAAttacgtagaaaaaaaatttatagttcttattatttttcattattttattttacaatagtcaaaataattctgaattgtaaggtatgcaaaCTTTACATCATATGTAATTGTAAgcgaaaaaattcaaaatttgaatgaaatcggttGATTAGTTATTGAATAATCCAATTTTAAgtgtcgtatatttaaaaattatatttaatctttgaaaataacatgTTACTTACTAACTGAATTTCATACATGTTACGGTCACAGGTTCAAAATATCTGTTGCTACTTTAAGCAGTCTATGAGAAACATTTGTTATTGCATAAAACAAGTATaccggataaaaaaaaacttatgatttAAGAAAGTATATTAGGTTTTCATTATAGCTgttaaacgattttaaaaaataaagtactgtacttaattacaatttgaaaaaaaaaagaaatgtacaaaatttagAGCTCGTAAATTactttgaattaaaactttagTTTCCATATTAAAGTATATAAGTGGCAccatatgtaaaaaaatatatttgactttATTAAATACtctaatgcaaatttatttgatttggtATCCACATcacacaaattttaatgaagcgaaaagaagaaaaggttttgaaggaaaaattttgaaaaaagaataaataatgaaaactttaatcTAAATCTACTTcattaaatactgaaatataaagTACATCTTGAATACATTAATAGagcaataattcttttaattttcattcaatttattgaagaatgaaacagattttaaaaatttttttctctgtgcgTAAGAGTTTCTTGATATATTGAGAGAAAAACTCAGTTAAGAAGCcattgttttaacatttaataataatgagttagaaacacatttttcttttaaaaattccatgcaaaaaaaactacatttgttAGATGAATTAACACCATAACTCTAGAAAGTTgtgaataatcaaatttttttatcagaccAGAGAATTGTAAAGCGGATGGGTATTGGTtctgttaattttcaaatgtcaTAAAAGTTAAccaagaaaactattaaaagttaaccaaaaaaattaaaacaatttaaacagaaaaaggCAAAACAACATATTCTGAGAACTGCTTTgactgaataaattatttttcttctaattatagtctttttcattgcttaaatacatacctataaaaattttcaatttaaaaaagaaatcctttTGCTAatctacatttaatttttctttccagaatcatgaaactaataaatttgaCAGAAGAGTTCCAGAATTGTTCCACCGATAACATTAACTCAACATCAGACAACGGCAATAATTATGGACTCACATTCAGAATCTCAGTATGTGCATTGATTATATTGATAGCTTTGGCAGCGTTTTTCGGTAATCTTGCTGTTATAGTCATTTCATACAGGGAAGAAAAACTGCGCCATCAGATTGGTAATTTTCTAATTGTCATCCTATCAAGCATTGACGTCGTGACttcaatatttgttatatttcctTCCGCTGTCGCCATGGCTGCGGATTTCTGGCCATTTGGCATAATTAATTGCCGAGTAAGTGCTACGTTCAATTATGTGTGTGCCTGTTCATCTTCCCACGCTGCTTCAATGATAAGTTTTGACAGAGCATTAGCTATTTTCTATGCTCTAAAATACCAAGCTATCATGACTCCAAAATTTATGACTGGTATCGCTACTTGGATATTACTTAACGGTGCATTTTGTTTACTGCTTGTTCTGATATATTCGTGGAATACAATCTCGTATAATTACAGTGAGTCTGTGTGTGCGGCTGAATTTACAGATTACGGAGCTCGGATCCACATGTTCAGTGCATCCGTTTCTTGCTTCGTTGTACCATcgattatagttattatttccAATGTGATTATCGTGAAGCAAATAAGAAACTCCTCCAAGGTGGTACCACGACAAATGGTATCACTTGAAGCTATGAGTTTTAATCAAACTATTCAAAGAAGAAGAGACATGGAAATGCGCAAATCAGTTTATAGTATGATGGCTGTAGTTATAGTTTACTTTATATGCTTCACTCCATATTCTCTAACCAAGCAAGGAAAGGCCATCACTGATATAGATGCACCAGCGTGGTTGAATATT
Encoded here:
- the LOC139426069 gene encoding melatonin receptor type 1A-like, yielding MKLINLTEEFQNCSTDNINSTSDNGNNYGLTFRISVCALIILIALAAFFGNLAVIVISYREEKLRHQIGNFLIVILSSIDVVTSIFVIFPSAVAMAADFWPFGIINCRVSATFNYVCACSSSHAASMISFDRALAIFYALKYQAIMTPKFMTGIATWILLNGAFCLLLVLIYSWNTISYNYSESVCAAEFTDYGARIHMFSASVSCFVVPSIIVIISNVIIVKQIRNSSKVVPRQMVSLEAMSFNQTIQRRRDMEMRKSVYSMMAVVIVYFICFTPYSLTKQGKAITDIDAPAWLNIVSTIMMFISSATNPFIYGILRKDYRDGFKKIGRLLREKFY